A stretch of the Gossypium hirsutum isolate 1008001.06 chromosome D07, Gossypium_hirsutum_v2.1, whole genome shotgun sequence genome encodes the following:
- the LOC107954891 gene encoding uncharacterized protein YwbO: MRLVSVQKCFSFVFQKDSKTRSIMAQSSGSNTGKKLIRIDVSSDSVCPWCFVGKRNLDKAIAQAKDQFDFEIKWHPFFLDPSAPKEGVSKREYYEKKFGSRTQGILARMTEIFRNVGLEYDMSGLTGNTLDSHRLIYFAGKQGLDKQHALVEELYLGYFTQGKYIGDREFLLESARKVGVEGAAEFLENPNNGVKEVNEDLEKYSANISGVPNYVINGKQQLSGGQPPEVFLRAFQVAAK; encoded by the exons ATGCGTTTGGTTTCCGTCCAGAAGTGCTTCAGTTTCGTTTTTCAG AAAGACAGCAAAACCCGAAGCATAATGGCTCAGTCATCTGGTAGCAATACTGGGAAGAAGCTTATTCGAATTGATGTTAGTTCAGACAGCGTTTGCCCATGGTGCTTTGTGGGAAAAAGGAACCTGGACAAAGCAATTGCTCAAGCTAAGGATCAATTTGATTTTGAG ATTAAATGGCATCCATTTTTTCTTGATCCCTCGGCACCCAAGGAAGGAGTCAGCAAGAGAGAATACTATGAGAAGAAGTTTGGATCTCGAACTCAAGGAATTTTAGCTCGGATGACCGAG ATATTTAGGAATGTTGGATTAGAATATGACATGTCCGGACTAAC GGGAAATACTCTTGACAGCCATAGGCTGATCTATTTTGCTGGAAAACAAGGTCTTGACAAGCAACATGCTCTTGTGGAGGAGCTTTATCTCGGCTACTTCACCCAGGGAAAATACATTGGTGATCG GGAGTTTCTTCTGGAATCTGCTAGGAAGGTTGGTGTTGAAGGAGCTGCAGaatttcttgaaaatcctaataACGGAGTTAAGGAG GTTAATGAGGATCTGGAGAAGTACTCAGCAAACATTTCTGGAGTCCCAAATTACGTG ATAAATGGGAAGCAGCAGCTGAGTGGCGGCCAACCACCCGAAGTCTTCTTGAGAGCTTTTCAAGTGGCAGCAAAATAA